The nucleotide sequence TCACGGCACTCCCTAGCGCACCAACACCAGCTCGCGCGTCGCCGTCTCGCCGCCGGCCTCCAGACGCAGCAGGTAGACGCCGCTCACCGCGCGGCTGCCGAAGCGGGTCTTCAGGTCCCAGGCGACGCCGCCCGGCTCGACCTGGCCGACCTCGCGCACGAGCTGTCCTTCGAGGTTGTAGACGCTGACCCGCGCCGCCACTGGCAGGCCGCCCAGGCGCACCTCCTCGTGGCCGAGGGCGAGGCGCGCCGGATTGGGATAGAGCCAAGCGCCGGCGAGAAGCTCGCCGCTGGGCGCCGGATCGGGGAGGATGTCCAGGCGGGCCAGGCCGGCCTTGGTGCCGAGCCAGACCGTCTCGCCCGCGGGGTCGACGACCACGCGCACGATCGCGGCGGCGGGCAGGGGCGCCAGCGCCTCGGGGCCGATGAGATCGCTGCCGAGCTGCTCGCGGCCGGCCTCGTTGGTCCAGTTCGTCACGGTCCAGCGCAGCAGCTCGCCACCCGGCTGGACCTCGATGGCCAGCTGCACGCGGGAGAGCCCGAGCTCGCTGCCGGCCCAGGCCGTGCCGTCCGGCCCCGCCGCCACCGCACTCACCGCGGCGCCCAGGAGACCCTCGCTGAAGCTGGTCTTCGCGCCCAGCCGGGCGCGCGCGCGGTAGCCGCCGTCGCGGGGAATCACCCGCACGAGGCCGTCGGCCTGCCCAACCCAGAGCGCGCCATCGGCGCCGGCGGCCAGGAAGGAGAACTGCGTGTCCACCGAGAGCAGATCGTCGCCGTCCACGATCCCGCTGCCCACGCTCCACCAGTCGTCGTCGCCGCTGGTGGCGAGCGTGCCCGCGTGATCCCAGATGAAGAGCCCGGCGCCGCGCAGCAGCAGGGCGAGCCGCGTCGGCCCGAGCAGCGCGAGATCGTCGACGGTGTTGCCGGGCAGACCGCTGGCCGTGTCGAAATGCAGCCAGTTGTCGCCGGCCGTGTAGACGTCCAGCCCCTGACCGTCGGTGCCGAACCAGCGGTTGCCCGCCGCGTCCTCGAGCATGCGCAAAATGAAGACCCCGTCCGCGGCGATGATCTCCTCCGTACCCGTGGCGAGCTCGATGCGGCCGAAGGCGAGCGAGAAGCGGTTCAGCCAGAGCCAACCCTGGCTGTCCTCGAGGACGTCGAGGCTGAAGCGCGGCAGGCCGCCGAAACTCGGCTTGCTCGGGTAGCGGGTCCAGGCTCCCCCCGCGAAACGGGCGCCGCCGACCGTGCTCATGCCCCAGAAGTTGCCGCTGGGGCCCAGGCAGAGGCTGTTGAACTCGCTGCCCAGCGGGAAGGGATCGAGCGGGAAGTGCTCCCACTCGCTGCCGTCGTGGTGGGCAATGCCGGGGCCGAGGCCCCCGGTGATCGTGCCGCCCAGCCAGAGCTCGCCGGTGGCGGTGCCGAGCAGGGCGTCCCAGACGAGCTGATTGTAACCGGGAGCGTGGTAGCCGTTCGGCAGACCGCCGCTCAGGTTGGTCCAGCCGCCCCCGGGCGCGTAGCGCCAGACGCGATCGTTGATGCCCGAGGCGCCGGCCTCGCCGAGGGAGACGGCGAGGGCGCCCCCCGCGGCGGCGATGGCCTTCACCTCGAGTCCGCCCTGCGGCAGCGCGAGCGGGGGCCACACCGTCGCGCCGCCCAGGGCGTCGCGGCGGATCTGCCCGTCGAGGAGGAGCCAGAGACTGTCGGCCAGCACGGCGATCGACTCCACGGGCCGCCCGGGCAGACCGGGCACGGCGACGGGGTTCTCACCGGGATCCATGCGGTAGAGCCCGGCGGCGGTGCCGATGAGCAGGGTATCGGCGAGGAAGGCGAGCGACTGCACGTCGCTGTTCGCAAGACCGTTGAACTCGTTCCAGAGGTCGACGTGGGTACCGCCGCGGATCAAGCCGCAGCCGGCGTCGCTGCCGTACCAGAGGCCGTCGCTGGGATCGGCGACCAGGCAGCGGAGGGCATCCGAGGCCAGGCCCTGCGGGAAGGTCTGGAAGCGGAACCAGGGCTCGGCGGCGCCGGGCCGATAGCGCTGAAGACCCTCGCTCGCCGTGGCCACCCAGAGCTCGCCGTCGAGCCAAAGCAGGGCGGCGACGTCGATGCCGGCCAGGCCCTCGGCGGTGGTGATCGCCTCGGCCTCGCCGCTGGCCGTGTCCAGGCGGACCAGACCGCCGCGCCCGCCCGCCCAGACGCCATCGCCGCCCTCCTCGAGAGCGAAGGCCGCGATGCTGCTCGGGTCCGCGAAGGCGCTCCAAACGTAGGCGGCGCGGGCGGGGCCTCGGGTCGCCGGCAGAGCGGCGACAGCGAGAAGCAGCGCGCGGGCCGTCGCCCGCAGCGCACGGTGGGTGCTCATCATGCTCGACTCGGTCCTTTCCCGCTTGCGGGTCGCCCCGCTTGCGTGCGCGCCGCCGGCTCGGCGGGCGCGATGCGCCCCAGCAGGAAGGGCGGGTAGTCGCCGCGCAGCTGCGCGCCCAGGGTGTCCAGCCAGAGCTGGAGGTCCAGCCCCAGGCTCCAGTTGCGCTGGTAGAAGCCATCGAGCTGCGCCGCCTCGGCGGCGCTCGTCGCTCGACCCGGCTGACGCCAGGCGCCGGTGAGTCCGGGCCGCGACGACAGGCCGGCAGCACCCCCAGCGCCCGTTGCAGCCGGCAGCGGCCCCACCAGGCTCAGGCCGCCGCCGAGCACGGCCGCATAGGCCCAGGGGTTGAGCAGGTCCGAGACGGGCCGCCCCTCGCTCCCCAGCACCAGCGGCCAGTGCCCCGCGCGTCCACCGCGCGGCGCGAGCGCGCGACGCTCCCGGCGCGCGCCGCGATTCAGCCCAAGATGCAGCAAGCCGGGAAGCAGGGTCAAGGCGAGGCCGAGCGCCCCACCGAGGATGTCGATCAGGCGCTTCAGGGCCCGCTGCAGCGGGTAGAGCCCCTCCATGCGATAGGCCACGGCCGGTAGGCCCAGGAAGTCCTCCGCGCGAGCGCCGCGGCCCATGAGACCGGCGAGGTCGCTGAGCAGGCGCAGGTCGATCGCGCGCGCCCGGCACCAGACGAGGGCGGCCGCCAGCTCGGGCCGGTCCCCGGCCGAGGGCGCGACGAGGATCTCCTGCACGCGCTCGGCGGCGCTCACGCGCTCGAGGTCGGCGAGCCCGCCGAGGGCCCCCGCCGCGTTCGCGGGCGTCGCCGCGACGCGGCCCACCAGCTCCAGACCCAGCTCGGGATGGGCGAGCAGGCGCTGGCCCAGCGCCTCGGCTTCGGCGGCGCTGCCCACGATGACGAGGCGCCTGAGGTCGAAGGAGTAGCGCAGGAGCCGCCGGTGCAGGGCGCGCAGCCCGCCGCGCGCCAGCCACACGAAGAGCACGCTGAGCAGCACGCTGGCCACGACGACGGCGCGCGAGACGATGCGCTCCTTGGTGAGGAAGGTGCTGCTCATGAGTGTCACGCCGGCGAGGATACCGGCGCGGGTCACGGCGAGCAGCTCCTCGCTCGCGCGCTCGCGGCGGCTGGAGCGATAGAGCCCCGCGAGGTAGAAGGTGCCCAGCACGATGACGAAGTAGAGCAGCGCGAAGCGCTGGTAGGGCTCGGGGCTGAAGTAGTCCAGGTGGAAGGCGCGGCGCAGGGCGATCGCGGCCAGGTAGGCGGCGCCCGCGGCCGCGGCGTCGAGGGCGAGCAGCGTGAGGAACTTGATCAGGTTGCGGTAGCGCTTGAGCAGGTAGGCGGCGGGGTTCCACTTCTCCGTGTAGTGGACGAAGCTCATCACGTGCGCGAGCAGGCTGCGGCTGAAGGGACTCCTCGCGCTGGCCCGCTTGTGGGTGTGCGTCATCCGGCTCGCGGCGACGTACCAGACCTGCCAGCCTCGCGTCTGCATGCGGTAGCACCAGTCGACGTCCTCGAAGTAGAGGAAGAAGCGGGGATCCATCGGCCCCACCTCGGCGATCGCCTGCGGGCGCACCAGCATGCAGGCGCCGAGCACCCAGTCGACGGACCGATCGCTCGCGTGGTCGAAGTCCAGCATCAGGTGGTGGCGCAGGGCGCGGCTCTTGGGGAAGAGCCTGCCCAGCGGCGTGCGCCTGAGCAGCACGGTCCAGACCGTGTAGAAGCTGCGGCAGGAGTACTGCAGGCTGCCGTCGGGATTGAGCAGCTTGGCGCCGGCGATGCCCGCCCGCGGGTGGGCGGCCATGAAATCGATGAGGGCCTCGATCGCGCCCGGCCTCACCGTGACGTCCGGGTTCAGCACGAGGATCCAGTCGCCGCTCGCCGCCGCCAGGCCCAGGTTGACCGCGCGGGCGTAACCGAGGTTGACGCTGTTCTCGATCACGCGCAGCCCCGGCGCCGAGCGCAGGCGAGCCGCCGAGTCGTCCCGGCTCGCGTTGTCGACGGCGATCAGCTCCAGGTCGCAGGGCGGCGCGGCCGCGCGCAGGCTGGCCAGACTGGCGAGGATCTCCTCGCCCGAGTTGTAGCTGACGTAGATGACCGAGAGCTTCACGGACTCCCTCCCGCCGGCCAGCGCCCGCCCCGCAGGGGCTTCAGGCGCAGGCGCCAGACCATCCACACCGCCTCCCAGATGATGCGCCGGTTCATCTTGCTCACCCCCACGCGCCGGTCCGTGAAGACGATGGGGATCTCCTTGATGCGAAAACCGCGCCGCCAGGCCTGGTAGTTCATCTCGATCTGGAAGCTGTAGCCGTCCGAGCGGATGCGCGCGAGCGGAATCGCCTCGAGCACGGCGCGGCGGAAGCACTTGAAGCCGCCGGTG is from bacterium and encodes:
- a CDS encoding glycosyltransferase produces the protein MLPPRRARGDSARAHPLGRLQLPDRDELPGLAARFSHQGDPHRLHGPARGGEQDEPAHHLGGGVDGLAPAPEAPAGRALAGGRESVKLSVIYVSYNSGEEILASLASLRAAAPPCDLELIAVDNASRDDSAARLRSAPGLRVIENSVNLGYARAVNLGLAAASGDWILVLNPDVTVRPGAIEALIDFMAAHPRAGIAGAKLLNPDGSLQYSCRSFYTVWTVLLRRTPLGRLFPKSRALRHHLMLDFDHASDRSVDWVLGACMLVRPQAIAEVGPMDPRFFLYFEDVDWCYRMQTRGWQVWYVAASRMTHTHKRASARSPFSRSLLAHVMSFVHYTEKWNPAAYLLKRYRNLIKFLTLLALDAAAAGAAYLAAIALRRAFHLDYFSPEPYQRFALLYFVIVLGTFYLAGLYRSSRRERASEELLAVTRAGILAGVTLMSSTFLTKERIVSRAVVVASVLLSVLFVWLARGGLRALHRRLLRYSFDLRRLVIVGSAAEAEALGQRLLAHPELGLELVGRVAATPANAAGALGGLADLERVSAAERVQEILVAPSAGDRPELAAALVWCRARAIDLRLLSDLAGLMGRGARAEDFLGLPAVAYRMEGLYPLQRALKRLIDILGGALGLALTLLPGLLHLGLNRGARRERRALAPRGGRAGHWPLVLGSEGRPVSDLLNPWAYAAVLGGGLSLVGPLPAATGAGGAAGLSSRPGLTGAWRQPGRATSAAEAAQLDGFYQRNWSLGLDLQLWLDTLGAQLRGDYPPFLLGRIAPAEPAARTQAGRPASGKGPSRA
- a CDS encoding T9SS type A sorting domain-containing protein, coding for MMSTHRALRATARALLLAVAALPATRGPARAAYVWSAFADPSSIAAFALEEGGDGVWAGGRGGLVRLDTASGEAEAITTAEGLAGIDVAALLWLDGELWVATASEGLQRYRPGAAEPWFRFQTFPQGLASDALRCLVADPSDGLWYGSDAGCGLIRGGTHVDLWNEFNGLANSDVQSLAFLADTLLIGTAAGLYRMDPGENPVAVPGLPGRPVESIAVLADSLWLLLDGQIRRDALGGATVWPPLALPQGGLEVKAIAAAGGALAVSLGEAGASGINDRVWRYAPGGGWTNLSGGLPNGYHAPGYNQLVWDALLGTATGELWLGGTITGGLGPGIAHHDGSEWEHFPLDPFPLGSEFNSLCLGPSGNFWGMSTVGGARFAGGAWTRYPSKPSFGGLPRFSLDVLEDSQGWLWLNRFSLAFGRIELATGTEEIIAADGVFILRMLEDAAGNRWFGTDGQGLDVYTAGDNWLHFDTASGLPGNTVDDLALLGPTRLALLLRGAGLFIWDHAGTLATSGDDDWWSVGSGIVDGDDLLSVDTQFSFLAAGADGALWVGQADGLVRVIPRDGGYRARARLGAKTSFSEGLLGAAVSAVAAGPDGTAWAGSELGLSRVQLAIEVQPGGELLRWTVTNWTNEAGREQLGSDLIGPEALAPLPAAAIVRVVVDPAGETVWLGTKAGLARLDILPDPAPSGELLAGAWLYPNPARLALGHEEVRLGGLPVAARVSVYNLEGQLVREVGQVEPGGVAWDLKTRFGSRAVSGVYLLRLEAGGETATRELVLVR